Part of the Candidatus Thiothrix putei genome, CCAGTACGCGATGCTTCCTTTTCAAGCAGTCCTTCAAGTATATACCAGTCCGTGCCATAAAATAGTTTTTTTGATCAGGGAAATATGGTTAGATGACTGGTAACAAAAGCAGCCATGAGTAATGTATGACATTAAAAATCACTTTCACTGAGGATGAGATAGCGGAGCTGTTCTACTGGAAGGAGCGCCATCCTCATCCCAGAGTCCGTAAGAAAATGTCCGTGCTGTACCTGAAATCCCAACAGTTGACGCATAAGGAAATCAAACGATTGGAAAGGATTACAGAAGCCACGCTGCTTGCCTACCTAAACGCCTACCTACAACCTAACGGTTTAGAAGCTCTTAAAGAAATACGATTCAATAAACCACAGAGTGATTTGATGGCATATAAAGACAAGATTGAAGCCTATTTTCGTGAATATCCCCCCGCAACCAGCAAGGCGGCAGCCGCTAAGATTGAGGAGCTGACAGGCATCAAACGCAGTGAGGACAGGGTACGTGTCTTTATGAAGAAAATAGGGATGGACATCCATAAAGTGGGGATGATACCCGCCAAAGCTGATGTGGAAGCACAAGAAAAGTTCCTGGAAAATGAACTAAAACCGCGCATTCAGGAGGCTAAGGAGGGCAAACGCGCCCTTTTTTTGTCGATGCCGCCCACTTCGTGTTAGCACCGTTTCTGGGGTTTTTGTGGTCATTTTCCCGCGTATTCATCAAAGCCCCCTGTGGTCGACAACGCTACAACGTATTGGGCGCACTCAATGCGATAACGCTACAACTCATCACGATCACTAACGACTCCTATATCAACGCTAACAGCGTGTGTGAATTATTGGAAAAAATTGCAGCGTTAGCACTCAAAATACCGATCACTTTGGTCTTGGATAATGCCAAGTATCAACGCTGTGAAGCCGTGTTTGCCTGTGCGAAAAGGCTCAATATTGAACTATTATTTTTACCGACCTATTCACCCAACCTCAATCTGATTGAACGGTTGTGGAAGTTCGTCAAGAAAAAATGCTTGTACTCGAAATACTATGATAAGTTTCCCGCTTTCAAGGCGGCCATCACCAACTGTCTCGACAAGCTGGATACCGATCACAAGAAAGAACTGACCCAGTTGATGACAACAAATTTTCAAACCTTTAAAAATGTTCAGGTCTTGACGCTGTAAGGTATATTCTCCAAAAATGAACTCCAAACAATCACAACACTCCGAAAGGACTTCCGGCTATTTTCTTGGTTAGCCTCATGCAAAAACTGTCCTAAGGAACTGTCCCGAAATAACTTCCCGAAATCAGGGGGACTGAGGGACAGCGGAGTAGTTCCATTTTGGCAGGAAATCATCGAACTGGATGGTCATGTTATCCTTAAACGCTTGGGTATACTTGCGCCCGGTTTCAAAAACTTTACTGATGATGCGGACAGCGACCTTCATGCCAGTGGTGGTTTCCGTTTTTGCCATGTAGTGTTTGGCGGTTTCGACCGTTTCCAACGGCACACCCCGGCAGGCACGGGTCACATGGGGGAACAGGCGGTGTTCAATCGGGTTGTATTTGGAGCAATAGGGCGGGTAGTGGGCGATGCGTATTGTCAGGTTCAGACTGTCCGCCAATGCCTGCAAGTCTTGCTTGAACAGGTACGCGGAGGAACTGTTGCTGCCACCACCGTCACATAAGACCAACAGCTCGTCAGCTTCGGGGTAGTTGGGTTTCCCTTGCTCACGCCACCATAAGCCAAGGCTTTCGCAGGCAAACTCGGTGGTGTCGTGGCTGGTGTTCAGGTGCAGTGCCGCTTCGTTGCGGGCAAGGTCGTAGATGCCGTGGGGGATCACCTGACCATTGCCATAGCTGGCGAAGTCATGGTCATTGACCTCCGTGGGTTCGACGGCATCCGTTACCCCTTCACGGTAAAAGTTGCCCAGCAGTTCCTTCTTTTTGGTGTCAATGCTGATCACGGGTTTGCCTGCTTGCAGGTAGGTTTGTTTGAGCTGGGCAATCTTTTCAAACTGGGCATTACGGTCAGCGTGTTGCCCCATGGTGCGTTTCTTCTGGGGCTTGCGGCGGCGGTAGCCGTGCTCCCGTAATAGGCGCGACACCACGTTTTTCCCAGCCGATGTCCCCAATGCCTGCACCCGCCGGGCAATCTGCCGACGTGACAGGTTCGTCCATTTCACCGCCTCCCGCATCGGGTCGCCTGCCGTATGATCCTTTAAAACTTGGCGAAAATGGTCATCCAATTGCAGGTGCGTAGCGTTCAGCCGTTTGCGCCCGCCCCTTTTTTTCGCTGCCTTACGCTGGGCAAGCCATCTTCCGATTCCAACTCCGTCAACCCGTGGCGGATGGTTTTGGGGTCACAGTCCAATAACCGGGAAATGTAGTCCTGCCCCCCGTGCCCAAGCCGGACGGCTTCCACGGCGGCGTAGCGGCGGCGGTCACGCTCATTGAGCGATTGGTAGAACCGCTGCATTTGTTTTTCTATGGCTGATGGGTAAACATCCATTGGCTCATCCTCGGTGTTGATTGGCATTACAAGGGGCTATCTTCCCCCTTTCGCTGTTAGCAGAAAAGAGGGAAGTTATTTCGGGACAGTTCCTAAAGGCAAAACGTCACGCACAAAAGCCGATGTTACCTTCTATTGGGTCGATAAGAACGGACGTTATCTTGCCCCGAATGCTCAACTTATTCTGTATCCCGAATACCCGGAAGTACGCATGTCTGGGCTTCTAAAAGGTTGCCGTCATGCCCCCTCAAACGTGATCGCTTCCCGCGATGAAGGCAGGACATTGTTCCTTGGTATCACCCCAAACGGCGATGTATTGGGTTACGCTGCTACCCCGGATGACCCGTTGAGCAAGGAGCTTTATGCGCTTACCAGCAATAACATCAACGTCAGCAGTGTTCTTATTGAGCTATTCCCGCCTGATAAAAAGCAAAATACCCGCGTTCTGCTATTACTCAACAGTCGTGACATTCCCCCAAAACCAAGCATGATGTTAGGCAGCAGCCTTACTGAACTGCTGTTTTAACACCTTGATTATGGGTATTTTCCCGCTGTTAGCGGTTCATGTTTGCCTATCATCGTCCTCATCGCCGTTGACGGCCGCGTTAATTCGCCACCAGAAGGCTTTGGGGGGAGAGCGCAGTAATTGCCGTGCCAGTAGTGGTGCTAAAATCTGTCGCACGGTGTTCTCGGAAGGCAATTCACGGGAACGGGTGCGCAAATACAAGACCTGCTGCTTCCAAAGCCCCTCATGGTACTTGAGGGAAAACAGTTGTAGCAAACCGGTGGCGATGCAGGCACACAACACAAAGGTTTCCATTGCCTGCCAGCAGGCCACCACCGTGGGGAGGTGCTGTGCTTGGGGGGCTTTGAGATGCCGATTGGCGGTAGGTCGCCGGGAATGGCGCGGCAGGTAACGGCTCCAGAAGTGGAAGCGGAATGCGCCCATGGTATTTTTCAGGGCATCAAACAAGGTTTCAATCCGGGTGCGTCGGCAGTACAGGGTGAGGATGGTTTCCGCGTCCAGCACCAAATCCGAACACATCAGCAGGATGGGGCCACGGGAAGTGACTGCCCAGACAAATTGCAGCGGCTGCCCTAACGGTTTCCACCACAGGGTATGGGACATCAGGCGTACCGACTCCTCCTTGCCATAAATGCACAGGGTCACTTCACGGAAAAAATCAGCATGGTCAAAGGCTTCCCACAACACCAGCTTCATCCCGTACTGGCGTTGCCGCCCACGCCTTCCCGGCGGTTTGGGTGGCGCAGGGAAGTAGGCCACATAGTTCTTTTTAGCGCGGGTGATGACCTGCACCAGTGGTTGTTGTAACGCCACCGACCAAACCGAGCGTGCCAGCCGGAACACCGAAGCCGTGGCAAAGAACGCATCCAGCACCAGCCACACCGGGCGGTCATTCACCTGCGCAAACGACAACGCCATCTGCACCACCCGTGTCCCCAGTTTGAGTGTCGGGTCGTTAGCATCCTCTTCCCCCAAATGCCGAAACCCCTGATGGATTTGCAAACTCAGCGGCAGGCAGAAACAGGCGGACAGGCTCCCCACCAACAACCCCACGGCTCCCCAACACTGCCCCCGGAAATAGTCCGGTTTGCTTTGGGTTTCCGAGGTTTCCCGCAAGGAAACGACCCCCGGCATCCGCCCACCATCCTTAACCACATGGGTATGGTCGCCCAGCACCACCAAACGCCCCGCCACCTCAACCAGCGGCGCATGGGACAACACCCACCGCTGCCAGCTCGCCCGTAACCGCTCAGGATGGTAAGACCCGGCACGAAAAAAATGGAGCAACCGATGGTAGCCCCGTTCATCCGATAACCAGTAACGGCACATCGACGTGACCCCGCTCATCTCGGTCGCCGCTAAAAAGCTCAGGATGATGGCGCAAAACAATAGCCATGCTCGCTGGCGCGAAAATTCACTTTTAAAGTGGTGAAGGCTCTGGTATAGATCAACTAGCATGATGTCCCTTGGATAATAGGTCGCTGGTAACGCCTACTCTAAGGGATTTCGTGCTGCTTGGGGGAATGGGGAGAACTTATGACTGTTGAGAAGCGTAAATGGTGTCCACCGAACCGGAATAGCCTTGCGCACTGCCTTCCGCCGCCACGCCCACCAGTTTGCCTTGGGCATCGTAGCCCGCGTCAGTATTCGCCCATCTGGGTGGAAGGGGTAATCGGGTACGCACCCGCTGCATCCGATGCCTCGCGTTCACACATAATGACAGCGGCGTTGCCGTCCATTGCCATGCGCGTACCGGGGTACTTGACGGTAGGGGTAACAGGTTTCTTGATTCCGAACATGGTTTGACTGCCTCTACGAGTGAGATTCAAAGGATTATGCGTGGCTAACTGGGAGTGCTTTTTTTCTAATGACGGGTTTGGCTTTCGACCCTTTTTCAGTCTCCCCTTTGCGGTTCAGCCACACGATTGCCCCGGTAGGGCAACGCTGGATGCTGACGCGAGAGGCTAAGGTGTTTTTGCTGTAATCAATGGTTGCCAGGTTGTCCCTGATCGTTATTAACCCTTCCGGGGAATCGTTCACGCAACGCCCACAGGCATTGCAAGCCACTTCGCATTCGGCTTCTGCCTCTGCGCCGTGGTGGAGATTTTTGCAAGCCACCCACAATTGGTGGCTGACCGGGTGCAGTTCAAACAGCTTTTTCGGGCAAACATCGACGCAATCGCCACAGGCGGTGCATTTGTCGGCATCGACCACCGGAAGGCCATTTTTGTCCATCGAAATCGCGCCGAATTCGCACACGTCGGCGCAATCCGCCATGCCGAGGCAGCCCCACGTACAGGTTTTGCCACCGCCGCCCACCATTGCCGCGCCCCGGCAGGAATGCAATCCGGCGTATTTGGCGCGGTTGTAGGCAACGTGATTGCCACCCGCGCAAGCCAGCCGCGCCACGCGCTTTTCCTGATTACCGAGATCCACGCCGAGGAATTCGGCAATGGCAACATTATTGGCAGGCGCATTAACGGTGCATTGCCCCGGCTGTGCTTCACCCGCAATCAGCTTTTCGGCGAAAATGCGGCAACCGGCTTCGCCACATGCACCACAATTGGCATGTGGCAGTGCGGAATCCACTTCGTCGATGCGCGGATCTTCGTAGACGAACAGGAAACGGTTAGCGATAGCCAGAATAACGGCGAGAGAAATCCCCAAAGCCAGCATGTAACCTAGGGCAACTACGGTGTCGGCGGAGAGAATGCTGGCGTCAATCACGATAAATGTCCTTTTTGGGGAAATGTGACATTTAAATTACCCAAAATTGTGCATCGCAACAATGACCTGTATCAAGGTTTTACATTGCAGCGCACAAGACGGAAGAGACAGGATCGGCTAGCCAAAAGAGATAGACACACACTCAGACAGCCTCCTCTTGAATCTTCCCGCGTTATCCCCCATCCTTGTTCCACCATACAAAACAAGGGTTCACCGATATGACTGCCAAAACACCTGTTATCCCCATTATTAAAGCGCCGCGCACGGCGTATATCGAATCCCTGAACCCGCATTACACCCCCGAACAAAAAGCACTGGTCAAAGACAAGATTAAACAAAAGCTCAAAGAACAAGATGCGGTGTTGGTCGCCCATTACTACGTTGAGCGTGATTTGCAGGAATTAGCCGAAG contains:
- a CDS encoding ISAzo13 family transposase; the protein is MDDHFRQVLKDHTAGDPMREAVKWTNLSRRQIARRVQALGTSAGKNVVSRLLREHGYRRRKPQKKRTMGQHADRNAQFEKIAQLKQTYLQAGKPVISIDTKKKELLGNFYREGVTDAVEPTEVNDHDFASYGNGQVIPHGIYDLARNEAALHLNTSHDTTEFACESLGLWWREQGKPNYPEADELLVLCDGGGSNSSSAYLFKQDLQALADSLNLTIRIAHYPPYCSKYNPIEHRLFPHVTRACRGVPLETVETAKHYMAKTETTTGMKVAVRIISKVFETGRKYTQAFKDNMTIQFDDFLPKWNYSAVPQSP
- a CDS encoding transposase, with the protein product MLVDLYQSLHHFKSEFSRQRAWLLFCAIILSFLAATEMSGVTSMCRYWLSDERGYHRLLHFFRAGSYHPERLRASWQRWVLSHAPLVEVAGRLVVLGDHTHVVKDGGRMPGVVSLRETSETQSKPDYFRGQCWGAVGLLVGSLSACFCLPLSLQIHQGFRHLGEEDANDPTLKLGTRVVQMALSFAQVNDRPVWLVLDAFFATASVFRLARSVWSVALQQPLVQVITRAKKNYVAYFPAPPKPPGRRGRQRQYGMKLVLWEAFDHADFFREVTLCIYGKEESVRLMSHTLWWKPLGQPLQFVWAVTSRGPILLMCSDLVLDAETILTLYCRRTRIETLFDALKNTMGAFRFHFWSRYLPRHSRRPTANRHLKAPQAQHLPTVVACWQAMETFVLCACIATGLLQLFSLKYHEGLWKQQVLYLRTRSRELPSENTVRQILAPLLARQLLRSPPKAFWWRINAAVNGDEDDDRQT
- a CDS encoding (Fe-S)-binding protein, coding for MIDASILSADTVVALGYMLALGISLAVILAIANRFLFVYEDPRIDEVDSALPHANCGACGEAGCRIFAEKLIAGEAQPGQCTVNAPANNVAIAEFLGVDLGNQEKRVARLACAGGNHVAYNRAKYAGLHSCRGAAMVGGGGKTCTWGCLGMADCADVCEFGAISMDKNGLPVVDADKCTACGDCVDVCPKKLFELHPVSHQLWVACKNLHHGAEAEAECEVACNACGRCVNDSPEGLITIRDNLATIDYSKNTLASRVSIQRCPTGAIVWLNRKGETEKGSKAKPVIRKKALPVSHA